A window of the Desulfobacula toluolica Tol2 genome harbors these coding sequences:
- a CDS encoding bifunctional 3,4-dihydroxy-2-butanone-4-phosphate synthase/GTP cyclohydrolase II, producing MPHLTIEQAIEDIKNGKMVILVDDEDRENEGDLTMAAQAVTPEAINFMATYGRGLICLSLDSTIADRLDLPMMVDNNTSQYGTGFTVSIEAKKGVTTGISAADRATTVLTAVADDTTPNDIARPGHIFPLRARDGGVMVRIGQTEGSVDLARLAGLKPAGVICEIMDDDGTMARMPSLEKFAKKHGIGICTVADLVKYRLRTESFVKRAAQTVIPTKVGGEFKIIAYENDMDSLTHIALVKGDIDSEKEILVRVHSECMTGDIFSSLRCDCQDQLHKAMAMMEEEGCGVLLYLRQEGRGIGLVNKLKAYEYQRQGLDTVEANEKLGFDADMRDYGVGAQMLVDLGVKKMRLLTNNPKKMIGLEGYGLSVVEQVPIEVAPNCHNKGYLKCKQAKMGHLLHM from the coding sequence ATGCCGCATTTAACAATTGAACAGGCCATTGAAGATATTAAAAACGGTAAAATGGTCATCCTCGTGGATGATGAAGACCGGGAAAATGAAGGTGATCTGACCATGGCAGCCCAGGCTGTAACACCTGAAGCCATCAATTTTATGGCCACATATGGACGGGGATTGATCTGTCTTTCCCTTGATTCCACTATTGCAGACCGGCTTGATCTGCCCATGATGGTGGATAACAATACTTCACAATACGGTACGGGATTTACCGTTTCTATTGAGGCCAAAAAAGGTGTGACTACAGGGATTTCCGCAGCCGACCGGGCAACAACCGTTCTTACAGCCGTGGCAGATGACACCACTCCCAATGATATCGCAAGGCCAGGACATATTTTCCCTTTAAGGGCAAGGGACGGCGGCGTCATGGTCAGGATCGGACAGACGGAAGGTTCTGTTGATCTGGCTCGTCTGGCAGGGCTGAAACCTGCTGGCGTGATTTGTGAAATTATGGATGACGACGGAACCATGGCAAGAATGCCTTCCCTGGAAAAATTTGCAAAAAAACACGGAATTGGTATCTGCACGGTTGCGGATCTGGTTAAATACCGGCTTAGAACGGAAAGTTTTGTTAAAAGAGCTGCCCAGACCGTGATCCCCACAAAGGTTGGCGGTGAGTTTAAAATAATTGCCTATGAAAACGATATGGATAGCCTGACCCACATTGCCCTTGTCAAAGGGGATATTGATTCTGAAAAAGAAATCCTTGTAAGGGTTCATTCGGAATGTATGACAGGTGATATTTTTTCATCTCTTCGATGTGACTGCCAGGATCAGCTCCACAAGGCCATGGCCATGATGGAAGAAGAAGGCTGCGGGGTGCTGCTGTACCTTCGCCAGGAAGGCCGAGGCATCGGTCTTGTGAATAAATTAAAAGCCTATGAATATCAGCGTCAGGGCCTGGATACTGTTGAAGCCAATGAAAAACTCGGGTTTGATGCCGATATGAGAGATTATGGTGTAGGTGCCCAGATGCTGGTGGATCTGGGGGTTAAAAAAATGCGCCTTCTGACCAACAACCCCAAAAAAATGATCGGCCTTGAAGGTTATGGATTAAGTGTTGTTGAACAGGTTCCAATTGAAGTTGCGCCCAATTGCCATAACAAGGGTTATTTAAAATGCAAGCAGGCTAAAATGGGGCATTTGCTTCATATGTAA
- the ribH gene encoding 6,7-dimethyl-8-ribityllumazine synthase, which produces MPKIIEAGLQAQGKKFGIIASRFNDFITGRLVEGALDALIRSGAEDKDITLLKVPGAFEIPLAAKKMLNHGSYDAIICIGAVIRGATTHYDYVCAEVSKGIASVSLEADIPVMFGILTTETIEQAIERAGTKAGNKGFDVALGAVEMANLSDSLKKAE; this is translated from the coding sequence ATGCCAAAAATTATCGAAGCCGGATTGCAGGCTCAGGGTAAAAAATTTGGAATCATTGCTTCCCGTTTTAATGATTTTATTACCGGAAGGCTTGTCGAAGGTGCGCTTGATGCACTCATCAGAAGCGGCGCAGAAGATAAGGATATCACCCTTTTAAAAGTTCCGGGTGCCTTTGAAATTCCTCTGGCTGCAAAAAAAATGCTGAACCATGGATCATATGATGCCATCATCTGCATTGGAGCCGTTATTCGGGGTGCCACCACCCATTATGATTATGTGTGCGCCGAAGTCTCCAAAGGAATTGCATCTGTCAGTCTTGAAGCCGATATTCCGGTGATGTTTGGCATCCTTACCACAGAAACCATTGAGCAGGCCATTGAAAGAGCAGGTACAAAGGCCGGCAACAAAGGGTTTGATGTTGCCCTTGGTGCGGTTGAAATGGCAAATCTTTCCGATAGTCTGAAAAAGGCTGAATAA
- a CDS encoding riboflavin synthase: MFTGIIESFGTIKRIESSGEGKVLHIGCDLDLSESKIGDSIAVNGACLTAVSLEKHAFKVDMAPETVERTTFKSLTTGSRVNIERALKLSDRIDGHLVSGHIDGTGIISSMVRKSNAVIIKIDVPSTLGSDMIEKGSVAIEGISLTINKCSDKDFQVSIIPHTADITTIGLKRVGDEVNIETDMIGKYVKKILRGSVSKNDALPKGEKDISMELLARNGFL, encoded by the coding sequence GTGTTTACAGGAATCATTGAAAGTTTTGGAACCATAAAACGCATTGAGTCCAGCGGTGAGGGAAAAGTTCTTCATATCGGCTGTGATCTGGATCTGTCTGAAAGCAAAATAGGTGATTCAATTGCTGTAAACGGTGCCTGTCTTACGGCTGTCAGCCTTGAAAAGCATGCTTTTAAAGTGGATATGGCACCTGAGACGGTTGAACGGACAACTTTCAAGTCTTTGACAACAGGCTCGAGAGTTAATATCGAACGGGCGCTAAAATTGTCGGATCGGATTGACGGCCACCTGGTATCGGGTCATATTGATGGAACAGGAATCATTTCTTCCATGGTACGAAAGAGCAATGCCGTGATTATCAAAATTGATGTGCCTTCAACGCTTGGATCAGACATGATTGAAAAAGGATCTGTTGCCATTGAAGGCATAAGCCTGACCATCAACAAGTGTTCTGATAAAGACTTTCAGGTCAGTATCATTCCTCATACCGCGGATATTACAACCATAGGGTTAAAAAGGGTCGGAGATGAGGTCAATATTGAAACCGATATGATCGGAAAGTATGTAAAAAAGATTTTAAGGGGAAGTGTTTCTAAAAATGATGCGTTGCCCAAGGGGGAAAAAGACATCAGCATGGAGCTTCTCGCAAGGAACGGATTTTTATAA
- the nusB gene encoding transcription antitermination factor NusB, whose amino-acid sequence MGDRRQARELALQILFSFDMDKVDPDESLEAFCTNNEEKLTQGVEPFFMDLVKGVRENQPKIDALLNTYSKNWKISRMPVVDRNIMRIAIFEFLKHTDIPCSVTINEAVEIGKKYGTRDSGSFINGVLDRIKSLEGFE is encoded by the coding sequence ATGGGGGACCGCAGGCAGGCAAGGGAACTTGCACTTCAGATTCTTTTTTCTTTTGATATGGATAAGGTTGATCCGGATGAAAGTTTGGAGGCCTTTTGTACCAATAATGAAGAAAAACTCACACAAGGAGTTGAGCCTTTTTTTATGGATCTTGTAAAGGGTGTAAGGGAAAACCAGCCTAAAATTGATGCACTGTTAAACACATATTCAAAAAACTGGAAAATTTCCAGGATGCCTGTGGTAGACCGGAACATTATGCGTATTGCAATATTTGAATTTTTAAAGCATACGGATATCCCATGCAGTGTAACCATAAATGAAGCAGTTGAAATCGGTAAAAAATACGGCACACGGGATTCCGGGTCTTTTATCAATGGTGTTCTGGACCGTATAAAATCCCTTGAAGGGTTTGAATAG
- a CDS encoding MBL fold metallo-hydrolase has product MIIKKLEVGPIMANCFILGCESTKEAVVIDPGDDSDRILMELSKSELKVKYLINTHGHFDHVGANKRMKEVTGAQLAIHPDDEPMFNELSRSASMFGLSSENSPPADILLKDGDEITFGDITLKVIHTPGHSKGGISLYTKGHLFAGDTLFAGSIGRTDLAGGDYDTLISSIKEKLLVLDEDTRVYTGHGPETTIGNEKRMNPFLR; this is encoded by the coding sequence TTGATTATAAAAAAACTTGAGGTTGGTCCGATTATGGCCAATTGTTTTATTTTAGGATGTGAGTCTACAAAAGAAGCCGTTGTGATTGATCCGGGAGATGATTCGGATAGAATTTTGATGGAGCTGTCTAAATCCGAGCTAAAAGTGAAATATCTGATCAATACCCACGGGCATTTCGATCATGTGGGGGCCAATAAAAGAATGAAAGAAGTGACAGGCGCACAACTTGCCATTCATCCAGATGATGAGCCCATGTTCAATGAATTGTCAAGATCAGCATCAATGTTCGGGTTGTCATCAGAGAATTCACCCCCTGCGGATATTCTTTTAAAAGACGGGGATGAAATTACATTCGGTGATATAACACTTAAGGTCATCCACACCCCGGGTCATTCAAAAGGCGGTATCAGTCTTTATACCAAAGGTCATCTTTTTGCAGGAGACACCTTGTTTGCAGGGTCTATCGGCAGGACGGATCTGGCCGGTGGCGATTATGATACCTTGATTTCAAGTATCAAGGAAAAGCTGCTGGTCCTTGATGAAGATACACGGGTGTATACCGGTCATGGACCGGAAACAACCATAGGTAATGAAAAGAGAATGAATCCTTTCTTAAGATGA